The genomic DNA GGGTTAGGGAAATGCTGTTGATTATACCCATGGTGAGGGTTAGGAACTGCTGTTGATTATACCCATGGTGAGGGTTAGGGAACTGCTGTTGATTATACCCATGGTGAGGGTTAGGGAACTGCTGTTGATTATACCCATGGTGAGGGTTAGGAACTGCTGTTGATTATACCCATGGTGAGGGTTGGGAACTGCTGTTGATTATACCCATGGTGAGGGTTAGGGAACTGCTGTTGATTATACCCATGGTGAGGGTTAGGGAACTGCTGTTGATTATACCCATGGTGAGGGTTAGGGAACTGCTGTTGATTATACTGTAatgatactactgtactgttatcCTGTAATGACCAGATGATGGAGTAACATTATATTGTTGTGTGATGGTATATAGTATTAATGACCAGGATGATGGAGTAACATTATATTGTTGTCCTCTGGTATGTAGTATTAATGACCAGGATGATGGAGTAACATTATATTGGGCACAGACGCAATCCACCCGTCTGTTCCACGTTGGTTTAATGTAATTTCATtgagatgacgtggaaacaatgttgattcaaccagtgtgtgttcccagtgggatgatattgttgttgttgatgttgacagGGAGCGTTGCCCTTCATGGTGAACGCCACAGCAGGGACCACCGTACTAGGGGCCTTCGATCCGCTGGAGGAGATAGCTGACATCTGTGAACGACACAATCTATGGATGCATGTAGATGTAAGTGGATCTTAATTAAAGATCATTCTTTCATTATCGATTTATCGATCCATCAATCCGTTTGGGTATTGATAAGTAGTTTGTTTGTTCCTTTAATCATTCACTCAATcaccctcttctctgtctgttctctctcttctctgtctgttctctgtctgtctgttctgtctgttctctctcttctctgtctgtctgttctgtctgttctctctcttctctgtctgttctctgtctgtctgttctgtctgttctctgtctgtctgttctgtctgttctctgtctgtctgttctgtctgttctctgtctgtctgttctgtctgttctctgtctgtctgttctgtctcttctctgtctgttctctgtcttctgtctgttctctgtctgttctctgtctgtctgttctgtctcttctctgtctgttctctgtcttctctgtctgttctgtctgttctctgtctgtctgttctctctcttctctgtctgttctctgtctgtctgttctgtctgttctctgtctgtctgttctgtctgttctctgtctgtctgttctgtctgttctctgtctgtctgttctgtctcttctctgtctgttctctgtcttctgtctgttctctgtctgttctctgtctgtctgttctgtctcttctctgtctgttctctgtctgtctgttctgtctcttctctgtctgttctctgtcttctctgtctcttctctgtctgttctctgtctctctgtctcttctctgtctgttctctgtcttctgtctcttctctgtctgttctctgtctttctgtctcttctctgtctgttctctgtcttctgtctcttctctgtctgttctctgtctttctgtctcttctctgtcttctctgtctgttctctgtcttctctgtctgtttctctcttctctgtctgttctctgtctgttctctgtctgttctctgtctttctgtctgttctctgtctgttctctgtctgttctctgtccttcCTGTAGGCATGTTGGGGAGGAGGAGCCCTGATGTCTAAGAAACACAGATACCTGCTGCAGGGCATTCACAGGTAAGACAACAGgtatatctggaggaggtagtaagacaacaggtatatctggaggaggtagtaagacaacaggtatatctggaggaggtagtaagacaacaggtatatctggaggaggtagtaagacagtaagacaacaggtttatctggaggaggtagtaagacaacaggtatatctggaggaggtagtaagacaacaggtatatctggaggaggtagtaagacaacaggtatatctggaggaggtagtaagacaacaggtatatctggaggaggtagtaagacagtaagacaccaggtatatctggaggaggtagtaagacaacaggtatatctggaggaggtagtaagacaacaggtttatctggaggaggaggtagtaagacaacaggtttatctggaggaggaggtagtaagacaacaggtatatctggaggaggtagtaagacaacaggtatATCTGGAGGAGgaagtaagacaacaggtttatctggaggaggtagtaagacagtaagacaacaggtttatctggaggaggtagtaagacaacaggtttatctggaggaggtagtaagacagtaagacaataggtttatctggaggaggtagtaagacagtaagacaataggtttatctggaggaggtagtaagacagtaagacaacaggtttatctggaggaggtagtaagacaacaggtttatctggaggaggtagtaagacagtaagacaataggtttatctggaggaggtagtaagacagtaagtcaacaggtttatctggaggaggtagtaagacagtaagacaacaggtttatctggaggaggtagtaagacaacaggtttatctggaggaggtagtaagacagtaagacaataggtttatctggaggaggtagtaagacagtaagtcaacaggtttatctggaggaggtagtaagacagtaagacaacaggtttatctggaggaggtagtaagacagtaagtcaacaggtttatctggaggaggtagtaagacagtaagacaacaggtttatctggaggaggtagtaagacagtaagacaacaggtttatctggaggaggtagtaagacagtaagtcaacaggtttatctggaggaggtagtaagacagtaagacaacaggtttatctggaggaggtagtaagacaacaggtttatctggaggaggtagtaagacaacaggtttatctggaggaggtagtaagacagtaagacaacaggtttatctggaggaggtagtaagtcaacaggtttatctggaggaggtagtaagacagtaagacaacaggtttatctggaggaggtagtaagacaacaggtttatctggaggaggtagtaagacaacaggtttatctggaggaggtagtaagacaacaggtatatctggaggaggtagtaagacaacaggtttatctggaggaggtagtaagacaacaggtttatctggaggaggtagtaagacaacaggtttatctggaggaggtagtaagacaacaggtttatctggaggaggtagtaagacaacaggtttatctggaggaggtagtaagacaacaggtttatctggaggaggtagtaagacaacaggtttatctggaggaggtagtaagacaacaggtttatctggaggaggtagtaagacagtaagacaacaggtttatctggaggaggtagtaagacaacaggtttatctggaggaggtagtaagacagtaagacaacaggtttatctggaggaggtagtaagacagtaagacaacatgtttatctggaggaggtagtaagacaacaggtttatctggaggaggtagtaagacaacaggtttatctggaggaggtagtaagacaacaggtttatctggaggaggtagtaagacaacaggtttatctggaggaggtagtaagacaacaggtttatctggaggaggtagtaagacagtaagacaacaggtttatctggaggaggaggtagtaagacaacaggtttatctggaggaggtagtaagacaacaagtttatctggaggaggtagtaagacagtaagacaacaggtttatctggaggaggtagtaagacaacaggtttatctggaggaggtagtaagacagtaagacaacaggtttatctggaggaggtagtaagacaacaggtttatctggaggaggtagtaagacaacaggtttatctggaggaggtagtaagacagtaagacaacaggtttatctggaggaggaggtagtaagacaacaggtttatctggaggaggtagtaagacaacaggtttatctggaggaggtagtaagacagtaagacaacaggtttatctggaggaggtagtaagacagtaagacaacaggtttatctggaggaggtagtaagacaacaggtttatctggaggaggtagtaagacagtaagacaataggtttatctggaggaggtagtaagacagtaagtcaacaggtttatctggaggaggtagtaagacagtaagacaacaggtttatctggaggaggtagtaagacagtaagtcaacaggtttatctggaggaggtagtaagacagtaagacaacaggtttatctggaggaggtagtaagacagtaagacaacaggtttatctggaggaggtagtaagacagtaagtcaacaggtttatctggaggaggtagtaagacagtaagacaacaggtttatctggaggaggtagtaagacaacaggtttatctggaggaggtagtaagacaacaggtttatctggaggaggtagtaagacagtaagacaacaggtttatctggaggaggtagtaagtcaacaggtttatctggaggaggtagtaagacagtaagacaacaggtttatctggaggaggtagtaagacaacaggtttatctggaggaggtagtaagacaacaggtttatctggaggaggtagtaagacaacaggtatatctggaggaggtagtaagacaacaggtttatctggaggaggtagtaagacaacaggtttatctggaggaggtagtaagacaacaggtttatctggaggaggtagtaagacaacaggtttatctggaggaggtagtaagacaacaggtttatctggaggaggtagtaagacaacaggtttatctggaggaggtagtaagacaacaggtttatctggaggaggtagtaagacaacaggtttatctggaggaggtagtaagacagtaagacaacaggtttatctggaggaggtagtaagacaacaggtttatctggaggaggtagtaagacagtaagacaacaggtttatctggaggaggtagtaagacagtaagacaacatgtttatctggaggaggtagtaagacaacaggtttatctggaggaggtagtaagacaacaggtttatctggaggaggtagtaagacaacaggtttatctggaggaggtagtaagacaacaggtttatctggaggaggtagtaagacaacaggtttatctggaggaggtagtaagacagtaagacaacaggtttatctggaggaggaggtagtaagacaacaggtttatctggaggaggtagtaagacaacaagtttatctggaggaggtagtaagacagtaagacaacaggtttatctggaggaggtagtaagacaacaggtttatctggaggaggtagtaagacagtaagacaacaggtttatctggaggaggtagtaagacaacaggtttatctggaggaggtagtaagacagtaagtcaacaggtttatctggaggaggtagtaagacagtaagacaacaggtttatctggaggaggtagtaagacaacaggtttatctggaggaggtagtaagacaacaggtttatctggaggaggtagtaagacagtaagacaacaggtttatctggaggaggtagtaagacaacaggtttatctggaggaggtagtaagacagtaagacaacaggtttatctggaggaggtagtaagacaacaggtttatctggaggaggtagtaagacaacaggtttatctggaggaggtagtaagacagtaagacaacaggtttatctggaggaggaggtagtaagacaacaggtttatctggaggaggtagtaagacaacaggtttatctggaggaggtagtaagacagtaagacaacaggtttatctggaggaggtagtaagacaacaggtttatctggaggaggtagtaagacaacaggtttatctggaggaggaggtagtaagacaacaggtttatctggaggaggtagtaagacaacaggtttatctggaggaggaggtagtaagacaacaggtttatctggaggaggtagtaagacaacaggtttatctggaggaggtagtaagacagtaagacaacaggtttatctggaggaggtagtaagacaacaggtttatctggaggaggtagtaagacaacaggtttatctggaggaggtagtaagacaacagggATAAAGTGTTCATAATAACAGGTGGTTTCTGTTGCTTTGTTTCCCTCTTAGAGCCAACTCAGTAGCATGGAATCCTCACAAGATGCTGATGGCTGGTCTACAGTGCTGTGCATTCATGGTTCGGGACAAAACGGTACGATAAACacggcctcctcttcctcttccccccatCTTCCTCACCTGAATCATcttcatcatcctcttcctcaaatcaaatcagtgtattggtcacttacacatggttagcagatgttattgcgagtgtaacgAAATCTCGTTCTCAttattttcctcctcttcttcctcaactcaaatcaaattttattggtcacatacacatggttagcagatgttgttgcgaTTGTAGCGAAATCTCTttctcattgtgtttctcctcttcctcctcattatcttcattctcctcctcttcctcctcctctgacctagatgtgtgtatgtattggtattgatatgtaggctacgtttCATTTTACAATTTGTTTTattgtagttctgtccttgagctgttcttgtctattaatttTCTGTATTAATTaatgttgtgtattatgtcatgtgtggaccataggaagagtagctgctgctttcgtaACAGCTAATAACgaccctaataaaataccaaaatatctcttcctccttctctttctcctccttcctccccgaCCTCTTCCTTCGTTATCCAGATTCTGCTCCAGAGACTCATATGTTCTTTCTGTGTTCCGTTGTTCTAGAATCTTCTCCAGAGACTCATAcgttctctctgtgttctgttgttctagaaTCTTCTCCAGAGACTCATACGTTCTCTCTGTGTTCCGTTGTTCTAGAATCTTCTCCAGAGACTCATACGTTCTCTCTGTGTTCCGTTGTTCTATAATCTTCTCCAGAGACTCATACGTTCTCTGTGTTCCGCTGTTCTAGAATCTTCTCCAGAGACTCATACGTTCTCTCTGTGTTCCGTTGTTCTAGAATCTTCTCCAGAGACCCATACGTTCTCTCTGTGTTCCGTTGTTCTAGAATCTTCTCCAGAGACTCATACATTCTCTCTGTGTTCCGCTGTTCTAGAATCTTCTCCAGAGACTCATACATTCTCTCTGTGTTCCGCTGTTCTAGAATCTTCTCCAGAGACTCATACattctctctgtgttcccctgTTCTAGAATCTTCTCCAGAGACTCATACATTCTCTCTGTGTTCCGCTGTTCTAGAATCTTCTCCAGAGACCCATATGTTCTCTCTGTGTTCCGCTGTTCTAGAATCTTCTCCAGCGGTGTCACTCGGCCCAGGCCTCCTACCTCTTCCAGCAGGATAAGTTCTATGATGTCAGCTATGACACGGGAGACAAGTCCATTCAGTGCAGCCGCAAGCCCGACGCCTTCAAGTTCTGGCTGATGTGGAAAGCCATCGGCACCAAGGGTctggaagagagagtggacagagcCCTCGCTATGGCCAGGTCAGtttgaaacaaaaatatatttctctTTGGTTTTTTCTCCAAAGACTTGATAGCAGACTCATctatgtagcctggtcccagatctgtttttgcTCTGgtccagtgaaatgcttacagtgtTGGTCTAATGTATGAGCTTTAGTGTACATTGTAGTGGCAGGCCGTCTGCACCGTAGCAACAGTCAATCTCCCAGCCCTCTACTGGCCCCCTTTTAACAtctatttcaactttatttaacttggcaagtcagttaagatcaaattattttttacaatgacggcctaccgggaacagtgggtttaactgccttgttcaggtgcagaacgacatatttttaccttgtcagctcgggattccatttatcaacctttcggttactggcccagcgctttgaccactaggctacctgtcgtccctccactctaaccactaggctacctgccgtccctccactctaaccactaggctacctgccgtcccttcactctaaccactaggctacctgccgtcccttcactctaaccactaggctacctgccgtccctccactctaaccactaggctacctgccgtccctccactctaaccactaggctacctgccgtccctccactctaaccactaggctacctgccgtccctccactctaaccactaggctacctgccgtccctccactctaaccactaggctacctgccgtccctccactctaaccactaggctacctgccgtcccttcactctaaccactaggctacctgccgtccctccactctaaccactaggctacctgtcacccttgAACATGATCCTGGAGCATCCATGACTcagactgtctggtcctgtctgatCAGCTAATAGCCCAGTCCATCACCTTACACCATCCATGACTcagactgtctggtcctgtctggtcctgtctgttCAGCTAATAGCCCAGTCCATCACCTTACACCATCCATGACTcagactgtctggtcctgtctggtcctgtctgttCAGCTAATAGCCCAGTCCATCACCTTACACCATCCATGACTcagactgtctggtcctgtctggtcctgtctgttCAGCTAATAGCCCAGTCCATCACCTTACACCATCCATGACTcagactgtctggtcctgtctggtcctgtctgatCAGCTAATAGCCCAGTCCATCACCTTACACCATCCATGACTcagactgtctggtcctgtctgatCAGCTAATAGCCCAGTCCATCACCTTACACCATCCATGACTGACCCCCTCAGACTGTCTGATCCTGTCTGATCAGCTAATAGCCCAGTCCATCAGCTTACACCATCCATGACTCAGACTATCTGGTCCTGTCTGATCAGCTAATAGCCCAGTCCATCACCTTACACCATCCATGACTCAGACTATCTGGTCCTGTCTGATCAGCTAATAGCCCAGTCCATCACCTTACACCATCCATGACTCAGACTATCTGGTCCTGTCTGATCAGCTAATAGCCCAGTCCATCAGCTTACACCATCCATGACTCAGACTATCTGGTCCTGTCTGATCAGCTAATAGCCCAGTCCATCAGCTTACACCATCCATGATTCAGACTGTCTGATCCTGTCTGATCAGCTAATAGCCCAGTCCATCACCTTACACCATCCATGACTGACCCCCTcagactgtctggtcctgtctgatCCTGTCTGATCAGCTAATAGCCCAGTCCATCACCTTACACCATCCATGACTGACCCCCTcagactgtctggtcctgtctggtcctgtctgatCAGCTAATAGCCCAGTCCATCACCTTACACCATCCATGACTGACCCCCTcagactgtctggtcctgtctgatCAGCTAATAGCCCAGTCCATCACCTTACACCATCCATGACTGACCCCCTcagactgtctggtcctgtctggtcctgtctgatCAGCTAATAGCCCAGTCCATCACCTTACACCATCCATGACTGACCCCCTcagactgtctggtcctgtctggtcctgtctgttcctgtctggtcctgtctgatCAGCTAATAGCCCAGTCCATCACCTTACACCATCCATGACTGACCCCCTcagactgtctggtcctgtctggtcctgtctgatCAGCTAATAGCCCAGTCCATCAGCT from Oncorhynchus gorbuscha isolate QuinsamMale2020 ecotype Even-year unplaced genomic scaffold, OgorEven_v1.0 Un_scaffold_3460, whole genome shotgun sequence includes the following:
- the LOC124027679 gene encoding acidic amino acid decarboxylase GADL1-like; amino-acid sequence: GALPFMVNATAGTTVLGAFDPLEEIADICERHNLWMHVDACWGGGALMSKKHRYLLQGIHRANSVAWNPHKMLMAGLQCCAFMVRDKTNLLQRCHSAQASYLFQQDKFYDVSYDTGDKSIQCSRKPDAFKFWLMWKAIGTKGLEERVDRALAMARYLAEEIKKRDGFRLVMEPEYTNVCFWYIPPSLRDMADGPEFWRNVHAVAPVVKERMMKKGSMMVGYQPHGDKANFFRQIIISPQVSREDMDFLLDQIHSLGMDL